In Papaver somniferum cultivar HN1 chromosome 1, ASM357369v1, whole genome shotgun sequence, a genomic segment contains:
- the LOC113295287 gene encoding urease accessory protein D-like: METGILVVEKLRGKSTLTRCFSKYPLKFIVPNKVGSSKTDAAWVYSLTYGGGIVCGDCVSCDVTVGEGCTAVLTTQSSTKVYKSVGLKCSEQCFEARVGKDALLVLIPDPVTCFSTARYLQKQIFRMGLDSTLVIVDWITSGRHESGEKWDFKLYKSTNNIYLEDGQPLFLDSVLLEQGSTTTIVERMQNYQVIAMLILVGPKLKNVQNQLQEELKRIMGEKFYMPSTLGRHSNTKSGPTKPTFVASCSAFGPKGIGLVVRIAATTTESVYKFLQHQLASMEPLLGVSPYC; encoded by the exons ATGGAAACAGGAATTTTAGTTGTGGAGAAGTTGAGAGGAAAGTCAACACTCACTCGATGTTTCTCAAAATACCCTCTCAAATTTATTGTACCCAACAAG GTGGGTTCATCTAAAACTGATGCGGCTTGGGTCTATAGTCTTACCTATGGCGGTGGCATTGTCTGT GGagattgtgtttcttgtgatgtTACAGTTGGAGAAGGTTGCACAGCAGTATTAACAACTCAATCTTCCACTAAG GTTTACAAATCTGTGGGATTGAAGTGTTCTGAACAATGCTTTGAG GCAAGAGTCGGAAAGGATGCTCTTCTGGTTCTTATTCCGGACCCCGTGACATGTTTCTCTACTGCAAGGTACTTGCAGAAGCAAATTTTCAGAATGGGTTTAGACTCCACCCTAGTGATTGTTGATTGGATCACCAGTGGACGCCATGAAAGTGGAGAAAAGTGGGATTTTAAACTTTACAAGAGCACTAACAACATCTACTTGGAAGATGGTCAGCCTTTGTTTCTTGATTCT GTATTACTTGAACAGGGAAGCACTACGACCATTGTGGAGCGCATGCAAAATTACCAAGTCATTGCAATGCTCATTCTTGTGGG GCCGAAGCTAAAGAATGTTCAGAACCAATTACAGGAAGAACTTAAGAGAATAATGGGTGAGAAATTTTACATGCCTTCAACCTTGGGACGACATAGTAATACAAAATCAGGTCCAACAAAACCAACTTTTGTTGCTTCTTGTAGTGCATTTGGTCCTAAG GGAATAGGTTTAGTTGTTCGAATAGCTGCTACGACAACTGAATCTGTCTACAAGTTTTTACAGCATCAGTTGGCTAGTATGGAGCCACTACTAGGGGTGTCTCCCTATTGCTGA
- the LOC113295293 gene encoding UDP-N-acetylglucosamine diphosphorylase 1-like, with protein sequence MGEITSSSDGSVTNSSSSSSPPPQGLLERLKDYGQEDVFSLWDELSIQDKDLLVRDIQNLDLPRIDRIIRCSLRSQGLPVPTIEPVPETSVSSVDVRTLEERERWWKMGLKAISEGKLAVLLLAGGQGSRLGSPDPKGCFNIGLPSGKSLFQLQAERILCAQKLAAQSVNEGSGGFVAIHWYIMTSPMTDDVTRKFFESHKYFGLEVDQVTFFQQGTIPCVSKDGRFIMESPSKVAKSPDGNGGVYSALKTSRLLEDMAMRGVKYVDCYGVDNALVRVADPTFLGYFIDKGVVSAAKVVRKAYPQEKVGVFVRRGKGGPLAVVEYSEMDQSMTSAINQETGRLRYCWSNVCLHMFTLDFLNQVANGLEKDSIYHLAEKTIASIHGDIMGLKLEQFIFDAFTYAPSTALFEVIRDEEFAPVKNANGTSAVDTPDSARLLVLRLHSRWVVAAGGFLTHSIPLYATGVEISPLCSYAGENLEAICRGRTFHAPCEITF encoded by the exons ATGGGAGAAATAACATCAAGTTCCGATGGTTCAGTGACaaattcatcatcctcatcatcaccaccacctcaaggTTTACTAGAAAGGTTAAAAGATTATGGACAAGAAGATGTCTTCTCACTCTGGGATGAGCTTTCTATTCAAGATAAAGATCTTCTTGTTCGTGATATTCAA AACTTAGATCTTCCAAGGATAGATCGAATTATACGATGTTCATTGCGATCTCAAG GGCTACCTGTACCGACAATTGAGCCTGTACCGGAGACAAGTGTTTCAAGCGTGGATGTTCGGACACTTGAAGAAAGAGAGAGATGGTGGAAAATGGGTTTGAAAGCTATATCTGAAGGCAAATTGGCTGTGTTGCTTCTGGCTGGTGGTCAG GGGTCCAGGCTTGGAAGTCCTGATCCCAAGGGATGTTTTA ACATTGGACTCCCGTCAGGAAAATCACTGTTTCAACTTCAAGCTGAACGAATTCTATGTGCTCAAAAACTTGCAGCTCAATCCGTAAATGAGG GCTCAGGTGGTTTTGTGGCAATTCATTGGTATATTATGACTAGCCCAATGACAGATGATGTTACAAGAAAATTCTTTGAGAGTCATAAATATTTTGGTCTAGAAGTAGATCAA GTCACCTTCTTCCAGCAAGGTACCATACCATGTGTCTCAAAGGATGGCAGATTTATCATGGAATCTCCAAGCAaa GTGGCAAAGTCTCCAGATGGTAATGGAGGAGTATATTCAG CTCTTAAGACTTCAAGGTTGTTGGAAGATATGGCCATGAGAGGTGTTAAATATGTGGATTGCTATGGAGTTGATAATGCACTG GTCCGTGTTGCTGATCCGACTTTCTTGGGATATTTTATTGATAAAGGTGTAGTTTCTGCTGCCAAAGTTGTTCGTAAG GCTTATCCGCAAGAAAAGGTTGGTGTATTTGTCCGACGAGGTAAAGGTGGGCCGCTGGCCGTTGTTGAATACAGTGAGATGGATCAATCGATGACTTCTGCTATCAATCAGGAGACTGGGCGCCTTCGCTATTGCTGGAGTAAC GTTTGCTTACACATGTTCACTCTGGATTTTTTGAATCAAGTGGCTAACGGTCTCGAGAAAGATAGCAT TTATCATCTCGCTGAGAAGACAATCGCCTCTATCCATGGGGACATTATGGGTTTAAAGTTGGAACAATTTATATTTGATGCATTTACATATGCTCCTTCTACCGCTCTCTTTGAG GTCATACGTGATGAGGAGTTTGCACCAGTGAAAAATGCTAACGGGACATCCGCTGTTGACACCCCTGATAGTGCACGGCTGCTCGTTCTCCGTCTCCACAGTCGTTGGGTAGTTGCTGCTGGTGGTTTCTTAACTCATTCTATACCTCTATATGCAACAG GAGTGGAAATCTCACCGCTTTGCTCTTATGCTGGAGAAAACCTTGAAGCAATATGTCGTGGAAGAACATTCCATGCACCCTGTGAAATTACTTTCTAG